In one window of Gemmatimonadota bacterium DNA:
- the rpsH gene encoding 30S ribosomal protein S8, which yields MSMTDPVADMLTRVRNACAAGHKRVDIPVSKLKSELARLLRDNHYIADYKILDDGARGVLRLYLKYHNDQPVIRELKRVSSPGLRQYVKSREIPRIKNGLGMAIVSTPKGLMSDRDARSANLGGELLAVIW from the coding sequence ATGAGCATGACAGATCCCGTCGCGGACATGCTGACGCGCGTCCGGAACGCCTGCGCCGCCGGCCACAAGCGGGTGGACATCCCGGTGTCCAAGCTCAAGAGCGAGCTGGCGCGGCTGCTGCGCGACAACCATTACATCGCGGATTACAAGATCCTCGACGACGGCGCGCGCGGCGTGCTCCGGCTGTACCTCAAGTACCACAATGACCAGCCGGTCATCCGCGAGCTCAAGCGCGTGTCGTCCCCGGGCCTGCGCCAGTACGTGAAGTCGCGCGAGATCCCGCGGATCAAGAACGGCCTCGGCATGGCGATCGTGTCCACGCCGAAGGGCCTCATGAGCGACCGCGACGCGCGGTCGGCGAACCTGGGCGGCGAGCTGCTCGCCGTCATCTGGTAA
- a CDS encoding type Z 30S ribosomal protein S14, translating into MAKTCWIERAKRTPKFKVRTVRRCQRCGRSRAVLRKFGLCRICFRDMALRGEIPGVRKASW; encoded by the coding sequence ATGGCGAAGACGTGCTGGATCGAGCGGGCCAAGCGGACGCCCAAGTTCAAGGTGCGGACGGTGCGGCGCTGCCAGCGCTGCGGCCGCAGCCGGGCGGTGCTCCGGAAGTTCGGGCTCTGCCGGATCTGCTTCCGCGACATGGCGCTCCGGGGCGAGATCCCCGGCGTGCGCAAGGCCAGCTGGTAG
- the rplE gene encoding 50S ribosomal protein L5 gives MPRLKTYYEKVVRPNLAKQFGLTNPHQVPRVVKVVLNVGMGEGAKTPKLIETVAEELALISGQKPVIRRAKKAIANFGLREGQPVGVSVTLRNARMYEFLDRLINVSVPRVRDFRGLPDKSFDGRGNYTVGIKEQMIFPEIDFDKVEKIHGMDITIVTSAGRDDLAQALLREFGWPFRGGTPLQVAS, from the coding sequence GTGCCGCGCCTCAAGACCTACTATGAGAAGGTCGTCCGGCCGAACCTGGCCAAGCAGTTCGGGCTGACCAACCCGCACCAGGTGCCGCGCGTGGTGAAGGTGGTGCTCAACGTCGGGATGGGCGAGGGGGCCAAGACCCCGAAGCTCATCGAGACGGTGGCGGAGGAGCTCGCGCTGATCTCGGGCCAGAAGCCGGTGATCCGGCGGGCCAAGAAGGCGATCGCGAACTTCGGGCTGCGCGAGGGCCAGCCGGTGGGCGTGTCGGTGACGCTCCGGAACGCGCGGATGTACGAGTTCCTGGACCGCCTCATCAACGTCTCGGTGCCGCGGGTGCGCGACTTCCGCGGGCTGCCGGACAAGAGCTTCGATGGCCGCGGCAACTACACCGTGGGCATCAAGGAGCAGATGATCTTCCCGGAGATCGACTTCGACAAGGTCGAGAAGATCCACGGGATGGACATCACGATCGTGACGTCGGCGGGGCGGGACGACCTGGCGCAGGCGCTGCTCCGGGAGTTCGGCTGGCCGTTCCGCGGCGGGACCCCGCTGCAGGTTGCTTCCTGA
- the rplX gene encoding 50S ribosomal protein L24, which produces MAVTKGDTVQVLSGDDKGKRGKVLRVYPKTGRVAVEGINLVTKHQKPTQTAPGGKIQREAPLHHSKVMLIDPKSGEPTRIRRQKDADGTLERIAVKSGQSIVRNR; this is translated from the coding sequence CTGGCGGTGACCAAGGGCGACACGGTGCAGGTGCTCTCGGGCGATGACAAGGGCAAGCGGGGCAAGGTGCTGCGGGTCTATCCCAAGACCGGCCGGGTGGCGGTCGAGGGGATCAACCTGGTCACCAAGCACCAGAAGCCGACCCAGACGGCGCCGGGAGGCAAGATCCAGCGCGAGGCGCCGCTGCACCACTCGAAGGTGATGCTGATCGATCCCAAGTCGGGCGAGCCGACCCGCATCCGCCGGCAGAAGGACGCCGACGGCACGCTGGAGCGGATCGCGGTGAAGTCCGGGCAGTCCATTGTGAGGAACCGCTGA
- the rplN gene encoding 50S ribosomal protein L14 produces MIQQESIVKVADNSGARKALVIRVLGGSKRRYAGVGDKVVVAIKDAIPTGQVKKGDVAKAVIVRTVKETRRKDGSYIRFDENAVVLINDQGEPRATRIFGPVARELREKRYMKIVSLAPEVL; encoded by the coding sequence ATGATCCAGCAGGAATCGATCGTCAAGGTGGCCGACAACTCGGGGGCGCGGAAGGCGCTCGTCATCCGGGTGCTCGGGGGCAGCAAGCGCCGTTACGCCGGCGTGGGCGACAAGGTGGTCGTCGCCATCAAGGACGCCATCCCGACCGGCCAGGTGAAGAAGGGTGACGTGGCCAAGGCGGTGATCGTGCGGACCGTGAAGGAGACCCGCCGCAAGGACGGGTCGTACATCCGGTTCGACGAGAACGCCGTGGTGCTGATCAACGACCAGGGCGAGCCCCGGGCGACCCGAATCTTCGGGCCGGTGGCGCGCGAGCTGCGCGAGAAGCGGTACATGAAGATCGTCTCGCTCGCGCCGGAGGTGCTGTAG
- the rpsQ gene encoding 30S ribosomal protein S17: protein MTEQKTEARARRKTRQGVVSSDKMTKTVVVTLTRRFAHPAYGKQMTRTARVKARDDKFGAKVGDTVRIMETRPLAKTVSWRVVEIIERAK from the coding sequence ATGACCGAGCAGAAGACCGAGGCCCGCGCGCGGCGCAAGACCCGCCAGGGCGTGGTGAGCAGCGACAAGATGACCAAGACGGTCGTGGTGACCCTCACCCGGCGGTTCGCCCACCCGGCGTACGGGAAGCAGATGACCCGCACGGCCCGCGTGAAGGCGCGCGACGACAAGTTCGGCGCGAAGGTGGGCGACACGGTGCGGATCATGGAGACCCGGCCGCTGGCCAAGACGGTGTCGTGGCGGGTGGTCGAGATCATCGAGCGGGCGAAGTAG
- the rpmC gene encoding 50S ribosomal protein L29 — protein MKTSALHELSVDDLKARLSELTEERFRLRFRSATESIENPMRFRSLRRDIARIQTILRARELGR, from the coding sequence ATGAAGACCAGTGCACTGCACGAACTGTCGGTGGATGACCTCAAGGCGCGGCTGTCCGAGCTGACCGAGGAGCGGTTCCGCCTGCGGTTCCGCTCCGCCACGGAGTCGATCGAGAACCCGATGCGGTTCCGCAGCCTCCGGCGCGACATCGCCCGGATCCAGACCATCCTGCGGGCCCGGGAGCTGGGCCGCTAG
- the rplP gene encoding 50S ribosomal protein L16, whose translation MLAPKRVKFRKTFKGRTKGIATRGNTVAFGEYALMSLEPGWVSNRQIEAARVALTREMKRGGKVWIRIFPDKPITKKPAETRMGKGKGNPEGWVAVVKPGRMLFEVEGVAVELAKAALALAAAKLPVRTRFVKRTED comes from the coding sequence ATGCTGGCACCGAAGCGGGTCAAGTTCCGCAAGACGTTCAAGGGGCGGACCAAGGGGATCGCCACCCGCGGCAATACCGTGGCGTTCGGGGAATACGCCCTGATGTCGCTGGAGCCGGGGTGGGTGAGCAACCGGCAGATCGAGGCGGCCCGCGTGGCGCTTACGCGCGAGATGAAGCGCGGCGGCAAGGTGTGGATCCGGATCTTCCCGGACAAGCCGATCACCAAGAAGCCGGCCGAGACCCGCATGGGCAAGGGCAAGGGCAACCCGGAGGGCTGGGTGGCCGTGGTGAAGCCGGGCCGGATGCTGTTCGAGGTGGAAGGGGTGGCCGTGGAGCTGGCCAAGGCGGCCCTGGCGCTGGCGGCGGCGAAGCTGCCGGTGCGCACGCGGTTCGTGAAGCGGACGGAGGACTGA
- the rpsC gene encoding 30S ribosomal protein S3, with translation MGQKTHPTGLRLGIVKPWTSRWFATKEMPALLKEDELIRKYLKARLGHAAIAQIDIERKPGKVTVTVHTGRPGVVIGKRGAEVDKLRDELAQLTGKEAAINVEEIKRPELSAQLVADNIAHQLMQRISFRRAMKRAVQSAMRMGAQGIKVRAGGRLGGAEIARVEGYREGRVPLHTLRADIEYATSTAMTTYGTIGIKVWVFKGEVVEDLSGRTYSTGN, from the coding sequence ATGGGGCAGAAGACCCATCCGACCGGCCTCCGCCTCGGCATCGTCAAGCCGTGGACGTCCCGCTGGTTCGCGACGAAGGAGATGCCGGCCCTCCTCAAGGAGGACGAGCTGATCCGGAAGTACCTCAAGGCGCGCCTGGGCCACGCGGCGATCGCGCAGATCGACATCGAGCGCAAGCCGGGCAAGGTGACCGTGACGGTGCACACCGGGCGGCCGGGCGTGGTGATCGGCAAGCGGGGCGCCGAGGTGGACAAGCTGCGGGACGAGCTGGCGCAGCTGACCGGCAAGGAAGCGGCGATCAACGTCGAGGAGATCAAGCGGCCGGAGCTGTCGGCGCAGCTGGTGGCCGACAACATCGCGCACCAGCTGATGCAGCGGATCTCGTTCCGCCGGGCCATGAAGCGGGCGGTGCAGAGCGCCATGCGGATGGGGGCGCAGGGGATCAAGGTGCGCGCGGGGGGCCGCCTGGGCGGCGCCGAGATCGCGCGGGTCGAGGGCTACCGGGAGGGGCGGGTGCCGCTCCACACGCTGCGGGCGGACATCGAGTACGCCACCAGCACCGCCATGACGACCTACGGCACCATCGGGATCAAGGTCTGGGTCTTCAAGGGCGAGGTGGTCGAAGACCTGTCGGGCCGTACGTACAGCACGGGGAACTGA
- the rplV gene encoding 50S ribosomal protein L22, producing the protein MEARAIQRYARQSSRKMRLVVDLIRGKDVNEAFAILKFNKKYAAKQIEKTLRSAVANAEQAALKANESLDVDDLRVTKAVINMGTPLKRFSAAAQGRGVPIKKRTSHVEIHVGTKESK; encoded by the coding sequence ATGGAAGCCCGAGCGATCCAGCGCTATGCGCGCCAGTCGTCGCGGAAGATGCGGCTGGTGGTGGACCTCATCCGCGGCAAGGACGTGAATGAGGCCTTCGCGATCCTGAAGTTCAACAAGAAGTACGCGGCCAAGCAGATCGAGAAGACGCTGCGGTCCGCGGTGGCCAACGCCGAGCAGGCGGCCCTGAAGGCCAACGAGAGCCTGGACGTGGATGACCTGCGGGTGACCAAGGCGGTCATCAACATGGGCACCCCGCTCAAGCGGTTCTCGGCGGCGGCGCAGGGGCGCGGGGTGCCGATCAAGAAGCGGACGTCGCACGTCGAGATCCACGTGGGCACGAAGGAGAGCAAGTAA
- the rpsS gene encoding 30S ribosomal protein S19 — protein MSRSIKKGPFVQAALLGKVQAMNTRNEKRVVKTWSRASTILPEFVGHTFAVHNGNKFVPVYVTENMVGHKLGEFAPTRLFRGHSGKLVADKKAKAE, from the coding sequence ATGTCGCGCAGCATCAAGAAGGGTCCGTTCGTCCAGGCGGCGCTGCTGGGCAAGGTCCAGGCGATGAACACCCGCAACGAGAAGCGGGTGGTGAAGACCTGGAGCCGGGCCAGCACCATCCTGCCCGAGTTCGTGGGGCACACCTTCGCGGTCCACAACGGGAACAAGTTCGTCCCGGTGTACGTGACCGAGAACATGGTGGGGCACAAGCTCGGCGAGTTCGCGCCCACGCGGCTGTTCCGGGGCCACAGCGGCAAGCTGGTGGCCGACAAGAAGGCCAAGGCGGAGTAA
- the rplB gene encoding 50S ribosomal protein L2 — protein sequence MGIRQFKPVTPGTRFRSVSDFAEITKTTPEKSLLEPLRKSGGRNNQGHVTMRYIGGGHKRMYRRIDWKRNKFGIPGKVAGIEYDPNRSARIALIVYADGEKRYILHPKGLNVGDTVLSGPGVDPRLGNAIPLGEVPLGETVHNVELKIGKGGQMIRTAGGGAQVVAKEGDYVTLRLRSTEMRRVHAKCLATIGEVGNAEHELLSMGKAGKTRWLGKRSRVRGVAKNPVDHPLGGGEGKTSGGRPPVSPWGKPEGRKTRQPKKASTQYIVRGRRRGKATGGGS from the coding sequence ATGGGCATCCGTCAATTCAAGCCGGTCACGCCCGGCACCCGGTTCCGGTCGGTCTCGGATTTCGCCGAGATCACCAAGACCACGCCGGAGAAGAGCCTGCTCGAGCCGCTGCGCAAGAGCGGCGGCCGGAACAACCAGGGCCACGTCACGATGCGGTACATCGGCGGCGGCCACAAGCGGATGTACCGGCGCATCGACTGGAAGCGGAACAAGTTCGGGATCCCGGGCAAGGTGGCGGGGATCGAGTACGACCCGAACCGCAGCGCGCGCATCGCGCTGATCGTGTACGCCGACGGCGAGAAGCGCTACATCCTGCACCCCAAGGGGCTGAACGTGGGCGACACGGTGCTGTCGGGGCCGGGCGTGGACCCGCGGCTCGGCAACGCCATCCCGCTCGGCGAGGTGCCGCTGGGTGAGACGGTGCACAACGTGGAGCTCAAGATCGGCAAGGGCGGGCAGATGATCCGCACCGCCGGCGGCGGGGCCCAGGTGGTGGCCAAGGAGGGCGACTACGTGACCCTCCGGCTGCGCTCGACCGAGATGCGGCGGGTGCACGCCAAGTGCCTCGCGACGATCGGCGAGGTGGGCAACGCGGAGCACGAGCTGCTGTCGATGGGCAAGGCGGGCAAGACCCGCTGGCTGGGCAAGCGCTCGCGGGTCCGCGGCGTGGCGAAGAACCCGGTGGATCACCCGCTGGGCGGCGGCGAGGGCAAGACCTCGGGCGGCCGGCCGCCGGTGAGCCCGTGGGGCAAGCCGGAAGGCCGGAAGACGCGGCAGCCGAAGAAGGCCTCGACGCAGTACATCGTCCGCGGCCGTCGGCGCGGGAAGGCGACCGGAGGGGGTTCGTAA
- the rplW gene encoding 50S ribosomal protein L23 — MPSLHETIVRPVVTEKSSAAYQLRKEYAFEVHPEANKYQIRDALKELFGVTATSVRTMRMRRDQVVRGRTKGLTARWKKAIVTLKDGETLPVFEG, encoded by the coding sequence GTGCCCAGCCTGCATGAGACGATCGTGCGGCCGGTGGTGACCGAGAAGTCGTCGGCCGCGTACCAGCTGCGGAAGGAATACGCCTTCGAGGTGCATCCCGAGGCGAACAAGTACCAGATCCGCGACGCGCTGAAGGAGCTGTTCGGCGTCACCGCCACCAGCGTGCGCACCATGCGGATGCGGCGTGACCAGGTGGTGCGGGGCCGGACCAAGGGCCTCACGGCGCGCTGGAAGAAGGCCATCGTGACCCTGAAGGACGGGGAAACGCTTCCCGTGTTCGAGGGCTGA
- the rplD gene encoding 50S ribosomal protein L4: MIEAPHFSPAGAPKGALALPEPLFDGTVNQPVLHEAVKVYLANQRQGTHSTKTRSFVSGGNQKPWKQKGTGRARQGSTRAPNWPGGGKVFGPLPRDYRIGIPRKVKQLARKSALNARAAEGQLYVVERFEQQSPKTRVLQELLATLGVAERKVLILTHGVSEALYLSARNLPRVDVLPFSDAGAYDILWAEVVVVEEPALAGEPAQPFVRAMVPSVKAAPGPRAARPKAEPKPKAAKPAKPAKAPKAAKPKAEPKAAKPARKAAPKAKAAPKKPAAKKAAPKKKGGK; encoded by the coding sequence ATGATTGAGGCCCCGCATTTCTCGCCCGCCGGCGCGCCCAAGGGCGCCCTGGCGCTGCCGGAGCCGCTGTTCGACGGCACCGTGAACCAGCCGGTGCTGCATGAGGCGGTGAAGGTCTACCTGGCCAACCAGCGCCAGGGCACGCACAGCACCAAGACCCGGAGCTTCGTCTCCGGCGGCAACCAGAAGCCCTGGAAGCAGAAGGGCACCGGCCGGGCCCGGCAGGGCTCGACCCGCGCGCCCAACTGGCCGGGCGGCGGCAAGGTGTTCGGCCCGCTGCCGCGCGACTACCGCATCGGCATCCCGCGCAAGGTGAAGCAGCTCGCCCGCAAGAGCGCGCTCAACGCCCGCGCCGCCGAGGGCCAGCTCTACGTGGTGGAGCGGTTCGAGCAGCAGAGCCCGAAGACCCGGGTGCTGCAAGAGCTGCTGGCCACCCTGGGCGTGGCGGAGCGGAAGGTGCTCATCCTCACCCACGGCGTGAGCGAGGCGCTGTACCTGAGCGCCCGGAACCTGCCGCGGGTGGACGTCCTGCCGTTCAGCGACGCCGGGGCCTACGACATCCTGTGGGCCGAGGTGGTGGTGGTCGAGGAGCCGGCGCTGGCCGGCGAGCCCGCCCAGCCGTTCGTGCGGGCGATGGTGCCCTCGGTGAAGGCGGCGCCGGGGCCGCGGGCGGCCCGGCCCAAGGCCGAGCCCAAGCCGAAGGCGGCCAAGCCGGCCAAGCCGGCCAAGGCGCCGAAGGCGGCCAAGCCCAAGGCGGAGCCGAAGGCGGCCAAGCCGGCCAGGAAGGCGGCGCCCAAGGCCAAGGCCGCGCCCAAGAAGCCGGCCGCCAAGAAGGCCGCGCCCAAGAAGAAGGGGGGCAAGTAA
- the rplC gene encoding 50S ribosomal protein L3, whose protein sequence is MANGLIGRKLGMTRVFLDDGASIPVTVIEAGPCRVLQVKADAVQLGFGAKLPTRATGGELGHAKAATLEAAPKILKEFGANQQAYKPGDTVTVGIFAPGELVKVTGTSKGRGFQGMVHRYGAGGGPASHGNTRHRKPGSISPGTDPSRVIKGKRMPGHMGAERHTELGLRVVKIDAERNLLFVRGAVPGAKHGILLVNKQHGRSRHD, encoded by the coding sequence ATGGCGAATGGACTGATCGGGCGGAAGCTCGGCATGACCCGCGTCTTCCTGGACGACGGCGCGTCGATCCCGGTGACGGTGATCGAGGCGGGCCCGTGCCGCGTCCTGCAGGTGAAGGCGGACGCGGTGCAGCTGGGCTTCGGGGCGAAGCTGCCCACGCGCGCCACCGGCGGGGAGCTCGGGCACGCGAAGGCGGCGACGCTCGAGGCCGCCCCCAAGATCCTGAAGGAATTCGGGGCCAACCAGCAGGCCTACAAGCCGGGTGACACCGTGACCGTGGGCATCTTCGCCCCCGGGGAGCTCGTGAAGGTCACCGGCACCAGCAAGGGCCGGGGCTTCCAGGGCATGGTGCACCGCTACGGCGCCGGCGGCGGCCCCGCCAGCCACGGCAACACGCGGCACCGCAAGCCGGGCTCCATCTCCCCGGGCACCGACCCCTCGCGCGTCATCAAGGGCAAGCGGATGCCGGGCCACATGGGCGCCGAGCGGCACACGGAGCTCGGGCTGCGGGTGGTGAAGATCGATGCCGAGCGCAACCTGCTGTTCGTGCGGGGCGCGGTCCCCGGCGCGAAGCACGGCATCCTGCTCGTCAACAAGCAGCACGGCCGGAGCCGCCATGATTGA
- the rpsJ gene encoding 30S ribosomal protein S10, with protein sequence MAQRIRIRLKAFDHGVLDQAAADIVRTAEKTGAQVSGPIPLPVKIERWTVLRSPHVDKKSREQFELRTHKRLLDINDSRPQTMDALTKLDLPAGVDVEIKVE encoded by the coding sequence ATGGCACAGCGTATTCGCATCCGGCTCAAGGCGTTCGACCACGGCGTGCTGGACCAGGCCGCGGCGGACATCGTGCGCACGGCGGAGAAGACGGGGGCCCAGGTGTCGGGGCCGATCCCGCTGCCGGTCAAGATCGAGCGGTGGACCGTGCTCCGCAGCCCGCACGTCGACAAGAAGAGCCGGGAGCAGTTCGAGCTCCGCACCCACAAGCGGCTGCTCGACATCAACGACTCCCGCCCGCAGACCATGGACGCGCTGACGAAGCTCGACCTGCCGGCCGGCGTGGACGTCGAGATCAAGGTCGAATAG